One genomic segment of Aquipluma nitroreducens includes these proteins:
- a CDS encoding N-acetylneuraminate synthase family protein: MSKSTYIIGEIGQNHNGEVEIAKKLIDVVTEPVIDHLFGQKLKPMDAVKMTRRDLNEELSASEMFRPYEGPNSFGKTYGEHREFLELNDEQHFEVYQYAKSKGLEVVETLCAKGCLSMLKLFTPDRLKVASRDLTNLPLLEVMAETKIPIILSTGMTGKKELDDALEIISRYHSNISILHCLSQYPSEYQNINLLSIQFLKEHYPQYTIGYSDHSIGILMPAVAVGMGAEIIEKHITLDRNMKGTDHRGSLEPEGIWRMMRDIRNTEYAIGKNDLFVSEKVQTTRVKLERSIATTRTIEAGEQITENDLHMLSPGNGFKWAEKNNIIGKKALVSIPANEIIYPEMLAK; the protein is encoded by the coding sequence ATGAGCAAATCAACCTATATTATTGGCGAAATTGGTCAGAACCACAATGGTGAAGTTGAGATTGCCAAAAAGCTGATCGACGTGGTTACTGAGCCCGTGATTGATCATCTTTTCGGGCAGAAGCTGAAGCCAATGGATGCGGTGAAAATGACACGCCGCGATTTGAACGAGGAACTTTCGGCTTCCGAAATGTTTCGTCCTTACGAAGGTCCAAATTCGTTTGGCAAAACTTACGGCGAGCATCGCGAATTTTTGGAATTGAACGACGAACAACATTTTGAAGTATACCAATATGCCAAGTCGAAGGGACTAGAAGTTGTTGAAACCCTTTGTGCAAAAGGGTGTTTGTCGATGTTAAAGTTGTTTACTCCTGATCGCCTGAAAGTAGCTTCGCGCGATTTGACCAACTTACCACTTTTGGAAGTAATGGCCGAAACAAAAATCCCGATCATTCTTTCGACCGGAATGACCGGCAAAAAAGAGTTGGACGATGCACTCGAAATTATTTCCAGATACCATTCGAACATCAGCATATTGCATTGTTTGTCGCAATACCCATCTGAATATCAGAATATTAATTTGTTGAGCATTCAGTTTCTGAAAGAACATTATCCGCAATACACCATTGGTTATTCCGATCATTCCATCGGAATTTTGATGCCTGCCGTTGCTGTTGGTATGGGTGCCGAAATCATTGAAAAGCACATTACCTTAGACCGCAACATGAAAGGCACCGATCACCGCGGATCGCTCGAACCGGAAGGCATCTGGCGTATGATGCGTGACATCCGGAATACCGAATACGCCATTGGCAAAAATGATTTATTTGTCAGCGAAAAGGTTCAAACTACTCGCGTTAAACTGGAACGTTCTATCGCCACAACTCGTACGATTGAGGCCGGTGAACAAATCACTGAAAACGATTTACATATGCTTAGCCCGGGCAATGGTTTTAAATGGGCCGAAAAAAACAATATAATTGGTAAAAAAGCGCTGGTTTCGATTCCGGCTAACGAAATTATTTATCCTGAAATGCTTGCGAAATGA